The Faecalibacterium sp. I3-3-89 sequence GGCCATCCGCATCCTGAACCCCATCAGCGAGAATCTGTCCGTCATGCGCACCCTGCTGGCCCCCTCCATGCTGAACGTCATCGTGGACAACCTGAAGAAGGGCAACGCCGAGGGCCGTCTGTTTGAGATGGCACCGGTCTACCTCGCCAAGGAGCTGCCCATTCAGGAGCATCCCCACGAGCGTCAGACCCTCTGCCTCGGCGCGTTCGGCCCGGCGGAGGACTTCTTCACCGTCAAGGGCGCTCTGGAGGCGCTGGCCGCAGGCTTCGACCTGACCTTCACCTACCAGCGGGAGACCACCAGCTGGCTCCACCCCGGCATCAGCGCCGCCGTCTACTGCAACGGCAAGCGTCTGGGCGTCTTTGGCAAGCTGGCCAACGAGATCAACGCTGAGCTGGAGATCGCCAAGGAGCAGAAGGACAGCCAGAACATCTATCTGGGCGAGCTGGACTACGAGGCCCTGATGTCCTGCGTCGAGGGCGGGCTGCGCTACAAGCCCCTCAGCCCCTACGCCGCCGTCAAGCGCGATCTGGCGCTGGTCTGCGACGAGGCTGTGGCCTGCGGCGACATCGAGGAGGCCATCAAAAAGGCCAGCCCCCTCATCACCGAGGTCAAGCTGTTCGATATTTACCGGGGCGCGAACCTCGGCGAGGGCAAGAAGAGCATGGCCTTCTCCCTGACCCTGTCCGACCCCGCTGCCGAAGTCTCCGCCGAGCAGGTGGAGCGCACCGTCAAGAAGGTGCTGGGCAACCTGAAGTTCAAGCTGGGCATCGAGATCCGCTGAACCTGATATGAAAAATGAGTCCGTCTGTGCCGCTGGCACAGGCGGGCTTTTTCTTTGGGGCGGTTTATGCTATACTTATCTCATTGATGAAAAGCAGGAGGAACCAGCGTGGAGGATTACCGCACCATCCGAGGCACGGCCATCGGAGAATACGAAGAGAAGAAGAGCCGCTTCATCGCGCAGCTCTCCTTTGCAGACAGCGAGGAAAAGGCCGTGGCCTTTCTGGAGCAGGTGCGTGCGGCCAACCGCACTGCCCGCCACAACGTCTATGCCTACCGTCTGCGGGAGGGCAGCCGGGAGCGCTACTCCGACGACGGCGAACCGGCCAAGACGGCGGGGACGCCTGCGCTGGAGGTCTTGCAGCACAGCGGCCTGACCGACCTCATCGTGGTCGTCACCCGGTACTTCGGCGGTGTGCTGCTGGGCACAGGGGGCCTCGTCCGGGCCTACACCACAGCCACCGCCCGGGCGCTGGAAGCCGCCGAGGTGGTCACAGTGCGCAGCGTGGTGGCGCTGGAGGTGACGGTGGACTACGGGCTTTATGAGCGGGCCGACCTCCTCATCCGGGCGGCAGGGGGCAAGCTGGCCGAGCCGGAGTTCACCGACCGGGTCACCCTCCGCTGGCAGATGCCGGAACACACCGAGGGGCCGCTGCTCACCCAGCTGCAGGAGCTGACACGGGGCACGGCCAATGTCACCGTGAGCGCACCGTTTTATGCGGCGTTCTGAGGGGGCATGCCGCTGCCAAAGAACGAAAAACAGCAGCAACCGGCGAAAGAGGCCAAAATACCAAAAATTCCCAGCAAACCCATCGAAACATTTTTTGAACGAAGAGTCATGGATTTTCCCCCTTCGACAGCGCAAATCGGTTACAATAGCCGCAGACGCGGCACTGGGATCGGCCGCGCACGGAGAGGAGGGGGAACGAGAGAAACAGAAGCGGCAGATCTGCCGTCCGCACCTTCGAGGACGTCTTTGTGCCCCGCAGGCGGCACGTTTTGGAGAAAAAGGAGCGCCGAACATCGTTATGATCCCACACGAATATATTGAAGAGCTGACCCGCCGCACCGACATCGTGGAGCTGGTGGGCAATTATGTCCAGCTCAAACGGAAGGGCCGGCTCTACGGCGGGCTGTGCCCCTTCCACAGCGAGAAGACCCCCTCGTTCTACGTCTACCCGGACACCCAGAGCTTCTACTGCTTTGGCTGCGGCGCGGGCGGCGACGCGGTAAGCTTTACCAAGAGGATCAACAGCATCGACTACATCGAGGCCGTCAAGCTGCTGGCCCAGCGGGCCGGGATGCCCGAACCCACCGAGGACGACAAAACGGGCCGTCTGCGCAGCCGCATCCTGACCATGAACAAGGACGCGGCCCGCTTCTTCCACGCCTGCCTCAACTCCACGGTGGAGGAGGCCCGGCAGGCCCGGGCCTACTGGCGGCGGCGCGGCCTCGACGACAAGACCATCAACCGCTTCGGGCTGGGCTATGCCCCCGACGACGGGCAGGCGCTCTACCAGTACCTCCGGGATAAGGGGTACAACCAGCAGGAGCTGGACGCCAGCGGCCTGTTCAAGCGCAGCCAGTCGGGCCGCATCTACTGCCTGTTCTGGCGGCGGGTCATGACCCCCATCTTCGACCTGCGGGGCAACATCATCGCCTTCGGCGGCCGGGTGCTGGATGACTCCAAGCCCAAATACGTCAACAGCCCCGAAACGCTGGTCTACCACAAGTCGGACACGGTGTTTGCGCTCCAGATCGCCAAGCGGAGCGCCTCCCGCAGGTATGTCCTCTGTGAGGGCTACATGGACGTCATCTCCATGCATCAGGCGGGCATCGACACCGCCGTCTGCGCCTGCGGCACGGCCCTGACGCCCGATCAGGTCAAGCTCATCAGCCAGTACGCCGAGGAGGTCATCCTCAGCTACGACTCCGATGAGGCGGGCCAGAAGGCCACCCTCCGCTCGCTGGAGCTGTTCTGCAACAGCCCGGTGCGGGTGGGCGTCTTACAGATCCCGGGGGCGAAGGACCCGGACGAGTACATCAAGAAATACGGTGCCGACCGCTTCAAGGCCCTGCTGGACGGCGTGGGCAACGCGCTGGACTTCCGGATGAAGCGGCTGCGGGACCAGTACGACCTCAAGCAGGACGCCCAGCGCCTCGAGTACGTCAAGGAGGCCGTGGAGATGCTGGCCCAGCGCTCCAACCCCACCGAGCAGGAGGTCTACGCAGGCCGTCTGGCCGAGGAGACCAACATCTCCAAGACCGCCATCATGGCCCAGCTGGCCGACGCCGTGAAAAGGGCCGGCAGCAAGCGCCGCTGGGAGCGGAGCCGCGCCCGTCTGCGGGAGGGCGAGATGGACCAGATCAAGGTGCCCTACGGCGCAGGCCGGGGCGCACTGGGGATGGCCAGCGCCGAACAGCGGCTTCTGGCCGCCATGCTGCGGGAGCCGGGCTACATCGACAAGGTGAGTGCCCGGCTCAGGCCGGAGCAGTTTTTGCAGCCCCAGCAGAAGGAGCTGTACGAGGCCATGCTCCGCTGCAGGGAGCAGGGGGTGGACGTGAGCCTCGCCACCCTGCGGGCCTTCGTCAGCGAGGAGGCCCTGAATGAATTGAGCCGTCTTGCGGCACAATACAGCGATGTGAACTGTACGCCGGAGGACATCCAGCTCTATCTGGAACGCATCGCCCGGGGCACCCCCGTGGCCAGCCGCGCCGCCAGTATGTCAACCAACGATATTGAACAGTATCTCCAGTCGATGCGGGAACAAAAGCAGGGAACTGCTGACGCAGAAGATTCGGTCTGATCTCTCCACCGGCTGGGGCCGGAAGGAGAAGAGCAGATGCAGAAAATGTCACAGACGGAAGAAATGGCAAAACTGCTGGCGGGACGCGCCCGCCGCCATGTCCTGACGCCCGAGCAGGTGAGCCGTGCGATGGAGGAACAGGACTTCGACCCGGCAGGGCTGGACGAGCTGTATGCCGCACTGGAGACGCGGGGCGTGCAGGTGGCTGAGGAGGAGACAGAGCTGCCGCTTCTGGACGAAGAGCAGATCGGCAGGCTCGAGGATGAGCTTTCTGCCGAGGGGGTGGCGCTGGACGACCCGGTAAAGACCTATCTGAAGGAGATCGGCCGGGTGCCCCTGCTGGCCGCGGAGGAGGAGGCTGCCCTTGCCCGTGCCGCGCAGGCCGGGGACGAGGACGCCCGCCGCCGTCTCAGCGAAGCGAACCTCCGCCTCGTGGTCTCGGTGGCAAAGCGGTACGCCGGGCGGGGCCTGCCCTTCCTCGACCTCATTCAGGAGGGGAACCTCGGCCTGATGAAGGCGGCGGAGAAGTTCGAGCCGGACCGGGGCTTCAAGTTTTCCACCTACGCCACATGGTGGATCCGGCAGTCCATCACCCGGGCCATCGCCGATCAGGGCCGCACCATCCGCATCCCGGTGCATCTGGTGGAGAGCATCAACCGGGTGAAGAAGACGGCGGGGGAGCTGCTGCGCCGCACAGGCCGGGAGCCGACCGTGGAGGAGATCGCCGCCCAGCTGGACATGGAGGCGGCCCGGGTGCGGGAGCTGCTGCAGCTGTCGCAGGACCCCATCAGCCTCGAAACGCCGGTGGGGGAGGAGGAGGACGCCCACCTTGAGGACTTCATCCGGGACGATGAGGCGGGCATCCCCGCCGACGAGGCCGGGCGGCAGCTGCTCCGCCGGGAGCTGATGACGGTGCTCAAGAGCCTCACGCCCCGGGAGGAGCGGGTCATCGCCCTTCGCTTCGGCCTTGAGGATGGCCGCGCCCGGACGCTGGAAGAGCTGGGCCGGGAGTTCAACGTCACCCGCGAGCGGGTGCGCCAGATCGAAGCCAAGGCCCTGCGCAAGCTGCGCCACCCCAGCCGGGCCAAGCGCCTGCGGGATTATCTGGACGAGTAGAGCAGGATGCAAGAGCAAATGGTGACAAAATGCACAAGGGTGTTTTTGTCTGGAACGTAAAAAACAAAAAAATCAACCCCAAAATCGCGCAAAGCGTACACGCACCCGGGCGTCCCATAAAAGAGGGCGCTCGGGAATTTTTTTGCCTCAAAACGGAAAAATGGCTTGACAACAGGGGTTTCAGGGTGTATACTGCATTAGTATCACATAATGGCCTAGTGCGCCAAAAAGGGAGTTTGTGCAGTGCGAGCCGGACGGGTCTCACCGAAAAGTTTGTGCAAAACGCCGGACTTCTGCGCGCGGTGCAGGCCGAATTATGTGTGTCTGCTCAAATTCGACCTGCATTTTGCAACATCCGTAGAGTATAAAAGTAAGGAGTGGTTGATTTTATGATGAAAGTCAAGCCCGTCAAGCTCGGCAAGACCGAGCGCATGAGCTTCTCCCACATCGACGAAGTCATCAGTATGCCGAACCTCATCGAGGTCCAGAAGAACTCGTACCAGTGGTTTCTGGACGAGGGCCTGAAAGAGGTCTTCCACGACATCGGCACCATTGAGGACTATACCGGCAATCTGGCACTGAGCTTTGTGGACTTCCGCCTCGACAAGGAGCCGAAGTACAGCATCAAAGAGTGCAAAGAGCGCGACGTGACCTATGCAGCGCCCCTGCGCGTCACCGCCCGTCTGCTGAACAAGGAGACCGGCGAGGTGAAGGATCAGGAGATCTTCATGGGCGACTTCCCCCTGATGACCGACGCAGGCACCTTTGTCATCAACGGTGCAGAGCGCGCCATCGTCAGCCAGTTGGTCCGTTCTCCCGGCGTATTCTACGGTGATGCCAAGGATAAGGTGGGCAACGACCTGTACAGCGCCACCATGAACCCCAACCGCGGCGCATGGCTGGAGTACGAGACCGACGCTTCCAACGTGTTCTATGTCCGCATCGACAAGAACCGCAAGCTGCCCGTTACCGTCCTCTGCCGCGCACTGGGCCTGTCCTCCAATGAGGACATCCTGAACTACTTCGGCGAGGATGAGCGCATCCTTGCCACGCTGGAGAAGGACACCACCAAGAACACCGAGGAGGGCCTGCTGGAAGTCTACCGCAAGCTGCGCCCCGGTGAGCCTCCCACGGTGGAGTCCGCCACCAGCCAGATCAATATGCTCTTCTTCGACCCCCGCCGCTACGATCTGTCCCGGTTCGGTCGTTATAAGATGAACAAGAAGCTGTCTCTGGCACGCCGCATCATGAACCACGTCGCCGCCGAGAACGTCGTCGCTCCTCTGACCGGCGAGCTGCTCATCGAGAAGGATGCCAAGATCACCCGTCAGATGGCGGAGGCCGCAGATGCAGCCGGCGTCAACATCGTCGTGCTGAACGTCGAGGGCAAGAAGGTCAAGGTCATCACCAACGGCTGTGTGGATGCACAGGGCTTCTTCTCCTTCGACGTCAAGGAGTGCGGCATCAACGAGCGCTGCTCCTTCGAGGAGATCAAGAAGATCCTCGACACTACCTCCGATGTGGAGGAGCAGAAGGAGATGCTGCGCCGCAACCACGACCAGCTCATCGGCCGCACCGTCACCGTGACCGACATCCTCTCCTCCATCAACTACCTGAACGGTCTGGGCCACGGCATCGGCACCACCGATGACATCGACCATCTGGGCAACCGCCGCATCCGCAGCGTCGGTGAGCTGCTGCAGAACCAGTTCCGCATCGGCTTCTCCCGCATGGAGCGCGTCATCCGTGAGCGGATGACCCTCCAGAGCCAGGACCAGAGCGTCATCACCCCGCAGGCCCTCATCAACATCCGCCCTGTGGTGGCCGCCATCAAGGAGTTCTTCGGCTCCTCTCCGCTGTCCCAGTTCATGGACCAGAACAACCCTCTGGCTGAGCTGACCCACAAGCGCCGTCTGTCTGCTCTGGGCCCCGGCGGTCTGAGCCGTGACCGCGCAGGCTTCGAAGTCCGCGACGTCCACTACAGCCACTATGGCCGTATGTGCCCCATCGAGACTCCTGAAGGCCCCAACATCGGTCTGATCTCCTATCTGGCATCCTACGCCAAGATCAACGAGTACGGCTTCGTCGAGGCTCCCTACCGCAAGGTCAAAAAGACCTACGACGAGAACGGCAACCTCATCGATCAGGTCGTCACCGACGAGGTCGAGTATATGACCGCTGACGTTGAGGACGAGTATGTCGTGGCACAGGCCAACGAGCCGCTGGACGAGACCAAGCACTTCAAGCGTGCCCGCGTCTCCGCCCGCCGCCGCGACGACATCCTCGAGATCGACGCCGAGAAGGTCGATTATATGGACGTCTCGCCCCGAATGATGGTCTCTGTCGCTACCGCCTGCATCCCCTTCCTCGAGAACGATGACTGTAACCGTGCTCTGATGGGCTCCAACATGCAGCGTCAGGCCGTGCCTCTGATGGTCACGCAGCAGCCTATCGTTGCCACCGGCATGGAGTACAAGGCTGCGACCGACTCCGGCACCGCTGTTCTGGCCAAGGCCGACGGCATCGTCGAGAAGGTGGACGCAGACCACATTGAGGTGCGCAACGCACAGGGTGCAGTGGACAACTACGTTCTGATCAAGTTCGCCCGCTCCAACGCAGGCACCTGCATCAACCAGCGCCCCATCGTCGAGGTGGGCGAGACCGTCAAGGCCGGTCAGGTGCTGGCCGATGGCCCCGCAATGCGCAACGGCGAGATCTCTCTGGGCAAGAACGCTCTGATCGGCTTCATGACCTGGGAGGGCTACAACTACGAGGACGCCGTCCTGCTGAACGAGAAGATCGTCCGCGAGGACGTTTACACCTCCATCCACATCGAGGAATATGAGACCGAGTCCCGCGACACCAAGCTGGGACCCGAAGAGATCACCCGCGACATCCCCAACGTCTCGGAGGATGCCCTGAAGGATCTGGACGAGCGCGGCATCATCCGCATCGGCGCAGAGGTCAAGAGCGGCGACATTCTGGTCGGCAAAGTTACCCCGAAGGGCGAGACCGAGCTGACCGCTGAGGAGCGCCTGCTCCGCGCCATCTTCGGCGAGAAGGCCCGCGAGGTGCGTGACACCTCTCTGCGCGTGCCCCACGGCGAGTACGGCATCATCGTGGACGTCAAGGTCTTTACCCCGGAGAACAGCGACGAGCTGCAGCCCGGCGTGCGCGAGGTCGTCCGCTGCTACATCGCTCAGAAGCGCAAGATCAGCGTCGGCGATAAGATGGCAGGCCGTCACGGCAACAAGGGTGTCGTTTCCCGCATCCTGCCGCAGGAGGATATGCCCTACCTGCCCGACGGCACCCCGCTGGACATCGTGCTGAACCCGCTGGGCGTTCCTTCCCGTATGAACATCGGTCAGGTGCTGGAAGTCAACCTCGGCTACGCAGCCAAGGCCTGCGGCATCAAGGTCATGACCCCGGTCTTCGACTCCGCCCGCGAGGCTGACATCGGCGATACCTTCGATACCGCCCGCGAGATGTGGCACGGCGAGAACGCCCCCGCTTACCCCACCAAGCTGCCGAAGCTGATGGGCGAGAAGGGCCACATCATCGACTTCTCCAAGATCGAGCTGGACCGTGACGGCAAGACCACCGTTTACGACGGCCGCACCGGTGAGAAGTTCGACAACCGCGTCACCGTCGGCTATATGTACTACCTCAAGCTGCATCACCTCGTTGACGATAAGATCCACGCCCGTTCCACCGGCCCCTACTCTCTGGTCACTCAGCAGCCTCTGGGCGGCAAGGCCCAGTTCGGCGGCCAGCGCTTCGGCGAGATGGAGGTCTGGGCTCTGGAGGCTTACGGCGCTGCTTATACCCTGCAGGAGATCCTGACCGTCAAGTCCGATGACGTCGAGGGCCGTGTCAAGACCTACGAGGCCATCGTCAAGGGCGAGCCGATCCCGCAGCCGGGCATCCCCGAATCCTTCCGCGTCATGCTCAAGGAGCTGCAGGCTCTGGGTCTGGACGTTATCGTTCAGGACAAGGACGGCAACGAGATCGATATGCGCCAGAACTTCGACGACGAAGAGACCGGCTTTGATATGCGCGATGTTGCCGGCACCGAGACTGTCGCCAACGAGAACGAGCTGCTGAACGATTACACCATCAAGGACGCCGATGCTGGTTTCGATGATCCCTCCGTGCTGGAGGATGACAGCTCTGCCGCTGCAGAGCCCGCTTCTGACGAAGTGAACATCGACGAATAAGACCCCCCTATGAGAAAGCTGCGACCCCCTGCGCGGTGCGCGTGCTGCCGCCGCAGGGCAGGGGAGGGCAGCGGGTCTTCCAACGTCAACTGTTATCATCGAGACTATAAAGATTAAGAAAGGGTTCGTTTCATGGAAAACAACGTCTTCGATTCGATCAAAATCGGCCTTGCCTCTCCGGACCAGATCCGCAACTGGAGCTACGGCGAGGTGAAGAAGCCTGAGACCATCAACTACCGCACCCTGAAGCCGGAGCGCGACGGTCTGTACTGCGAGCGCATTTTTGGACCTACCAAGGACTGGGAGTGCCACTGCGGCAAGTATAAGCGCATCCGCTACAAGGGCAAGATCTGCGACCGCTGCGGCGTCGAGGTCACCAAGGCCAAGGTCCGCCGTGAGCGCATGGGCCACATCGAGCTGGCCGCTCCTGTGAGCCATATCTGGTATTTCAAGGGCATCCCCAGCCGCATCGGCCTGATGCTGGACATCAGCCCCCGCCTGCTGGAGAAGGTGCTGTACTTTGCAAGCTATATCGTCACCGACCCCGGCCTGACCCCGCTGGAAAAGAAGCAGCTGCTGACTGAGAAAGAGTACCGCGAGATGCGGGAGCGCTACGGCGACGAGTTCGAGGCTGCAATGGGCGCTGAGGCCATTCAGGACCTGCTGAAGGAGATCGACCTCGACCAGCTCAGCGCGGAGCTGACGGCTGAGGTGGAGAAGTCCTCCGGCCAGAAGCGGGTGCGCATCCTGAAGCGTCTGGAGGCCGTCGAGGCCTTCCGCGTTTCCGGCAACCGCCCCGAGTGGATGGTCATGGATGTGCTGCCTGTGCTGCCGCCTGACCTGCGCCCCATGGTCCAGCTGGACGGCGGCCGCTTCGCCACCTCCGACCTGAATGACCTGTACCGCCGCGTCATCAACCGCAACAACCGTCTGCGCCGTCTGCTGGAGCTGGGCGCTCCCGACATCATCGTGCGCAACGAGAAGCGGATGCTGCAGGAGGCAGTTGACAGCCTGATCGACAACGGCCGCCGCGGCCGTCCGGTCACCGGCCCCAACAACCGCGCACTGAAGAGCCTTTCCGATCTGCTGAAGGGCAAGCAGGGCCGCTTCCGCCAGAACCTGCTGGGCAAGCGTGTTGACTACTCCGGCCGTTCCGTTATCGTCGTCGGCCCTGAGCTGAAGATGGACCAGTGCGGTCTGCCCAAGGAGATGGCGCTGGAGCTGTTCAAGCCCTTCGTCATGAAGGATCTGGTCGAGAAGGGCGTGGCCAACAACATCAAGTCTGCCCGCAAGATGGTCGAGCGTACCAAGCCCGAGGTCTGGGACAGCCTTGAGACGGTCATCAAGGGCCACCCCGTCCTGCTGAACCGTGCACCTACCCTGCACCGTCTGGGCATTCAGGCCTTTAACCCCGTGCTGGTCGAGGGCCGTGCCATCAAGCTGCACCCGCTGGCCTGTACCGCATTCAACGCCGACTTCGACGGTGACCAGATGGCAGTCCATCTGCCTCTGGGCGAGGATGCCTGCCGTGAGGCCAAGATGCTGATGCTGGCTTCCGGCAACCTGCTGAAGCCTTCGGATGGCGCACCTGTCACCGTGCCGACGCAGGATATGATCCTGGGCAGCTACTACCTGACCACCGTTCGTGAGAACGAGGAGGGCGCAGGCAAGGTGTTCCGCGACGAGAACGAGGCTCTGATGGCCTACGCCGAGCACGTCATCACCCTGCACGCACCCATCAAGGTGCGCCGCACCATGGTCATCGACGGCGTGGAGCGCACCGGTCTGGTGGACGCCACCGCCGGCCGCATCATCTTTAACAACCCCGTGCCCCAGAATCTGGGCTATATCGACCGCACCGACCCGGAGCACTGGCTGGAGTATGAGGTCAGCTTCCGCGTGACTAAGAAGACCCTGCCCGACATCATCTCCCGCTGCATGACCCGCAACGGCACCCGCACGTGTGCAAAGATGCTGGACGCCATCAAGGCACAGGGCTACAAGTACTCCACCCTGTCTGCCATCTCCGTCGCTGTCTGCGACGCAGTCATCCCGCCCCAGAAGGACGAGCTGATCGCCGACGCCGACAAGCAGGTCTCTCAGGTCAGCAAGCTCTTCAACCGCGGCCTGATCTCCGAGAACGAGCGCTATGCCCAGACCATCAACATCTGGCAGGCCACCACCGACAAGGTCTCCAAGGCTCTGGCTGCAAACCTGCCCGAGGACAACGAGATCTTCATGATGGCAGACTCCGGCGCCCGTGGTTCTATGAACCAGATCAAGCAGCTGGCTGGTATGCGCGGCCTGCTGGCAAACACCGCCGGTAAGACCATCGAGATGCCCATTCGTGCCAACTACCGCGAAGGTCTGAATATTCTGGAATACTTCGTTTCTGCCCGTGGTGCTCGTAAGGGTCTGGCCGATACCGCTCTGCGTACCGCTGACTCCGGCTACCTGACCCGCCGCATGGTCGATGTCTCTC is a genomic window containing:
- a CDS encoding IMPACT family protein; translated protein: MEDYRTIRGTAIGEYEEKKSRFIAQLSFADSEEKAVAFLEQVRAANRTARHNVYAYRLREGSRERYSDDGEPAKTAGTPALEVLQHSGLTDLIVVVTRYFGGVLLGTGGLVRAYTTATARALEAAEVVTVRSVVALEVTVDYGLYERADLLIRAAGGKLAEPEFTDRVTLRWQMPEHTEGPLLTQLQELTRGTANVTVSAPFYAAF
- the dnaG gene encoding DNA primase; translation: MIPHEYIEELTRRTDIVELVGNYVQLKRKGRLYGGLCPFHSEKTPSFYVYPDTQSFYCFGCGAGGDAVSFTKRINSIDYIEAVKLLAQRAGMPEPTEDDKTGRLRSRILTMNKDAARFFHACLNSTVEEARQARAYWRRRGLDDKTINRFGLGYAPDDGQALYQYLRDKGYNQQELDASGLFKRSQSGRIYCLFWRRVMTPIFDLRGNIIAFGGRVLDDSKPKYVNSPETLVYHKSDTVFALQIAKRSASRRYVLCEGYMDVISMHQAGIDTAVCACGTALTPDQVKLISQYAEEVILSYDSDEAGQKATLRSLELFCNSPVRVGVLQIPGAKDPDEYIKKYGADRFKALLDGVGNALDFRMKRLRDQYDLKQDAQRLEYVKEAVEMLAQRSNPTEQEVYAGRLAEETNISKTAIMAQLADAVKRAGSKRRWERSRARLREGEMDQIKVPYGAGRGALGMASAEQRLLAAMLREPGYIDKVSARLRPEQFLQPQQKELYEAMLRCREQGVDVSLATLRAFVSEEALNELSRLAAQYSDVNCTPEDIQLYLERIARGTPVASRAASMSTNDIEQYLQSMREQKQGTADAEDSV
- the rpoD gene encoding RNA polymerase sigma factor RpoD, translated to MQKMSQTEEMAKLLAGRARRHVLTPEQVSRAMEEQDFDPAGLDELYAALETRGVQVAEEETELPLLDEEQIGRLEDELSAEGVALDDPVKTYLKEIGRVPLLAAEEEAALARAAQAGDEDARRRLSEANLRLVVSVAKRYAGRGLPFLDLIQEGNLGLMKAAEKFEPDRGFKFSTYATWWIRQSITRAIADQGRTIRIPVHLVESINRVKKTAGELLRRTGREPTVEEIAAQLDMEAARVRELLQLSQDPISLETPVGEEEDAHLEDFIRDDEAGIPADEAGRQLLRRELMTVLKSLTPREERVIALRFGLEDGRARTLEELGREFNVTRERVRQIEAKALRKLRHPSRAKRLRDYLDE
- the rpoB gene encoding DNA-directed RNA polymerase subunit beta; amino-acid sequence: MMKVKPVKLGKTERMSFSHIDEVISMPNLIEVQKNSYQWFLDEGLKEVFHDIGTIEDYTGNLALSFVDFRLDKEPKYSIKECKERDVTYAAPLRVTARLLNKETGEVKDQEIFMGDFPLMTDAGTFVINGAERAIVSQLVRSPGVFYGDAKDKVGNDLYSATMNPNRGAWLEYETDASNVFYVRIDKNRKLPVTVLCRALGLSSNEDILNYFGEDERILATLEKDTTKNTEEGLLEVYRKLRPGEPPTVESATSQINMLFFDPRRYDLSRFGRYKMNKKLSLARRIMNHVAAENVVAPLTGELLIEKDAKITRQMAEAADAAGVNIVVLNVEGKKVKVITNGCVDAQGFFSFDVKECGINERCSFEEIKKILDTTSDVEEQKEMLRRNHDQLIGRTVTVTDILSSINYLNGLGHGIGTTDDIDHLGNRRIRSVGELLQNQFRIGFSRMERVIRERMTLQSQDQSVITPQALINIRPVVAAIKEFFGSSPLSQFMDQNNPLAELTHKRRLSALGPGGLSRDRAGFEVRDVHYSHYGRMCPIETPEGPNIGLISYLASYAKINEYGFVEAPYRKVKKTYDENGNLIDQVVTDEVEYMTADVEDEYVVAQANEPLDETKHFKRARVSARRRDDILEIDAEKVDYMDVSPRMMVSVATACIPFLENDDCNRALMGSNMQRQAVPLMVTQQPIVATGMEYKAATDSGTAVLAKADGIVEKVDADHIEVRNAQGAVDNYVLIKFARSNAGTCINQRPIVEVGETVKAGQVLADGPAMRNGEISLGKNALIGFMTWEGYNYEDAVLLNEKIVREDVYTSIHIEEYETESRDTKLGPEEITRDIPNVSEDALKDLDERGIIRIGAEVKSGDILVGKVTPKGETELTAEERLLRAIFGEKAREVRDTSLRVPHGEYGIIVDVKVFTPENSDELQPGVREVVRCYIAQKRKISVGDKMAGRHGNKGVVSRILPQEDMPYLPDGTPLDIVLNPLGVPSRMNIGQVLEVNLGYAAKACGIKVMTPVFDSAREADIGDTFDTAREMWHGENAPAYPTKLPKLMGEKGHIIDFSKIELDRDGKTTVYDGRTGEKFDNRVTVGYMYYLKLHHLVDDKIHARSTGPYSLVTQQPLGGKAQFGGQRFGEMEVWALEAYGAAYTLQEILTVKSDDVEGRVKTYEAIVKGEPIPQPGIPESFRVMLKELQALGLDVIVQDKDGNEIDMRQNFDDEETGFDMRDVAGTETVANENELLNDYTIKDADAGFDDPSVLEDDSSAAAEPASDEVNIDE
- the rpoC gene encoding DNA-directed RNA polymerase subunit beta'; its protein translation is MENNVFDSIKIGLASPDQIRNWSYGEVKKPETINYRTLKPERDGLYCERIFGPTKDWECHCGKYKRIRYKGKICDRCGVEVTKAKVRRERMGHIELAAPVSHIWYFKGIPSRIGLMLDISPRLLEKVLYFASYIVTDPGLTPLEKKQLLTEKEYREMRERYGDEFEAAMGAEAIQDLLKEIDLDQLSAELTAEVEKSSGQKRVRILKRLEAVEAFRVSGNRPEWMVMDVLPVLPPDLRPMVQLDGGRFATSDLNDLYRRVINRNNRLRRLLELGAPDIIVRNEKRMLQEAVDSLIDNGRRGRPVTGPNNRALKSLSDLLKGKQGRFRQNLLGKRVDYSGRSVIVVGPELKMDQCGLPKEMALELFKPFVMKDLVEKGVANNIKSARKMVERTKPEVWDSLETVIKGHPVLLNRAPTLHRLGIQAFNPVLVEGRAIKLHPLACTAFNADFDGDQMAVHLPLGEDACREAKMLMLASGNLLKPSDGAPVTVPTQDMILGSYYLTTVRENEEGAGKVFRDENEALMAYAEHVITLHAPIKVRRTMVIDGVERTGLVDATAGRIIFNNPVPQNLGYIDRTDPEHWLEYEVSFRVTKKTLPDIISRCMTRNGTRTCAKMLDAIKAQGYKYSTLSAISVAVCDAVIPPQKDELIADADKQVSQVSKLFNRGLISENERYAQTINIWQATTDKVSKALAANLPEDNEIFMMADSGARGSMNQIKQLAGMRGLLANTAGKTIEMPIRANYREGLNILEYFVSARGARKGLADTALRTADSGYLTRRMVDVSQEVIVREIDCGTTDGLWVSEIHEGKEKIESFRERIIGRYAVGDVIDPVTGKVIVPEGKMIDLYDANDIEAAGITKLKIRSLLTCRAKIGVCAHCYGSDMANGEPVQLGESIGVIAAESIGEPGTQLTMRTFHTGGIASAEDITQGLPRVEELFESRRPKSMAIMSEISGVVSHDDTKKNVVIKVTGKDETGAEVVKSYSIPFTQHARVMPGDRVEKGDIITREGVLYPQDILAIKGLSDVQNYLISEVQKVYRLQGVEINDKHIEVIVRQMCRKVRVTDSGSSDLIGGALANRLEVENINAELQKRIDAGEQGIKLVEYQQVLLGITKAALANESFLSAASFQETTRVLTEAAIKGKVDPLAGLKENVIIGKLIPAGTGLPEVREDLARREAERDAEVAAEQAAAAQQ